The Nitrospira sp. genome includes a region encoding these proteins:
- a CDS encoding DUF3473 domain-containing protein produces MPDTIPKHCLSFDVEEHFQVSAFESPMRRRHWDQYESRVEGNTELLLELLGNRRVRATFFVLGWVAERCPSLVRRIASEGHEVASHGYAHELITAQTPVVFREDIRRAKGILESILSKPVLGYRAPSFSITKDTMWATQILVEEGYSYDSSIFPVLHDRYGVPSANPEVHQLLTASGLLWEVPPSTVRCLGVRVPVAGGGYFRLYPYALLRTLLRKLEGEGSSLVMYMHPWEFDPNQPRMEGSVVSRLRHYMNLDKTQDRLRALLQDFSFAPIREVFPQTAQRRGVEVGAAIGAGGNSVSAASSDVLRN; encoded by the coding sequence ATGCCTGATACAATTCCCAAACATTGCCTTTCATTCGATGTGGAGGAGCATTTTCAAGTCTCTGCCTTCGAATCTCCCATGAGGAGACGACATTGGGATCAATATGAAAGCCGTGTCGAAGGTAACACTGAACTGCTGCTGGAGCTATTGGGTAATAGACGAGTGCGTGCAACATTTTTTGTGCTTGGATGGGTGGCGGAGAGGTGCCCATCCTTAGTTCGTCGCATTGCATCAGAGGGACATGAAGTGGCCTCGCATGGGTATGCCCATGAACTCATAACTGCTCAAACCCCGGTTGTCTTCCGTGAGGATATTCGAAGAGCCAAAGGCATTCTGGAAAGTATCCTATCAAAACCCGTGTTGGGCTATCGCGCACCGAGTTTTTCTATTACAAAAGATACTATGTGGGCAACTCAAATTCTCGTCGAAGAGGGGTATAGCTACGATTCGAGCATATTTCCTGTGTTGCATGATCGCTATGGGGTACCTTCTGCAAATCCAGAGGTGCATCAATTGTTGACGGCGTCTGGTCTCCTGTGGGAAGTGCCCCCTTCAACGGTGAGGTGTCTAGGCGTGCGTGTACCGGTAGCCGGGGGAGGGTATTTCCGGTTGTACCCATATGCGCTGCTGCGAACGTTGCTGCGTAAATTGGAAGGTGAAGGCTCTTCCTTAGTTATGTATATGCATCCATGGGAGTTTGATCCAAATCAACCGAGAATGGAAGGCTCTGTGGTCTCACGTCTTCGACACTATATGAACCTTGATAAGACGCAAGATCGATTACGAGCGCTCCTCCAAGATTTTTCATTCGCGCCGATACGAGAAGTGTTTCCTCAAACTGCACAGCGCCGGGGTGTAGAAGTTGGTGCGGCCATCGGAGCGGGAGGAAATTCCGTCTCTGCAGCTTCATCGGATGTACTACGCAATTGA